In the genome of Solibacillus silvestris, one region contains:
- a CDS encoding sporulation protein, translating to MTVSKLTVSEALRFANHDYLNQLHLIQMNLDLGRVDEAKKVIFDQSEHCKMLSNINRLQLTETVEWLHTLSWRYPALQLSMTSNVNAPIQSKYDEAIVQYLENTIIHVYDKLDPYEEHQLLLNIETYEEKWNISFHLKGKWEQSPFSIEQNIFNVETYEQTNTSWKYVLHI from the coding sequence ATGACCGTTTCAAAATTAACTGTAAGTGAAGCATTACGCTTTGCGAATCACGACTATTTGAATCAGCTTCATTTAATCCAGATGAACTTAGATTTAGGACGAGTGGACGAGGCGAAAAAGGTAATTTTTGACCAGTCTGAACATTGTAAAATGCTTTCGAACATCAATCGACTTCAATTAACGGAAACAGTGGAATGGCTTCATACCCTGAGTTGGCGTTATCCGGCTTTACAACTAAGCATGACAAGTAATGTAAACGCACCAATACAAAGCAAGTACGATGAAGCGATTGTTCAATACTTGGAAAACACAATTATTCATGTTTACGACAAGCTTGATCCATATGAAGAGCATCAATTACTGTTAAACATCGAAACATATGAAGAGAAATGGAATATTTCATTTCATTTAAAGGGAAAATGGGAACAGTCGCCATTTTCAATAGAACAGAATATTTTTAATGTGGAAACATATGAACAAACGAATACAAGTTGGAAATATGTTCTTCACATATGA
- a CDS encoding GTPase ObgE, whose amino-acid sequence MFVDHVKIYVKGGDGGDGMVAFRREKYVPNGGPAGGDGARGGNVIFEVEEGLRTLMDFRYKRHFKAERGEHGMSKGMHGRRAEDLIVKVPPGTVVMNAETKTVIADLVEHGQQAVIAKAGRGGRGNCRFATPSNPAPELAEKGEPGQELEVILELKVLADVGLVGFPSVGKSTLLSVVSSAKPKIGAYHFTTIVPNLGMVETDDGRSFAMADLPGLIEGAHQGVGLGMQFLRHIERTRVIVHVIDMSGMEGREPYDDYVTINNELEQYNLRLLERPQIVVANKMDMPNAEENLKEFKKKVGEDVKVFPVSAVSRQGLKPLLFEIADLLEVTPEFLLHDVLEEESDAVVMYKHEGQGGDFEISRDDDGAYVLSGYTIERLFKMTDFSREDGIRRFARQLRAMGVDEELRKRGAQNGDTVRLMEFEFDFVD is encoded by the coding sequence ATGTTTGTCGATCACGTAAAGATTTATGTTAAAGGTGGAGACGGCGGGGATGGAATGGTTGCCTTCCGTCGTGAAAAATATGTACCGAATGGTGGTCCTGCAGGTGGAGATGGAGCACGAGGCGGTAACGTTATATTTGAAGTAGAAGAAGGTTTACGTACGCTAATGGATTTCCGTTACAAACGTCACTTCAAAGCTGAACGTGGAGAGCACGGAATGAGTAAAGGGATGCACGGTCGTCGTGCAGAAGATTTAATCGTAAAAGTGCCACCAGGAACAGTTGTGATGAATGCTGAAACAAAAACAGTCATTGCCGATTTAGTTGAACATGGTCAACAAGCTGTAATTGCTAAAGCAGGCCGTGGCGGACGTGGTAACTGCCGTTTTGCGACACCTTCTAACCCAGCACCAGAATTAGCCGAAAAAGGCGAACCAGGTCAAGAGCTGGAAGTAATTTTAGAATTGAAAGTATTGGCGGATGTTGGATTAGTTGGTTTCCCTTCTGTTGGTAAATCAACATTACTTTCTGTTGTTTCTTCTGCAAAACCTAAAATCGGCGCTTATCACTTTACGACAATCGTACCGAACTTAGGCATGGTGGAAACTGATGATGGCCGTTCATTCGCAATGGCAGATTTACCTGGTCTTATCGAGGGTGCGCACCAAGGTGTCGGATTAGGAATGCAGTTCCTGCGTCACATTGAGCGTACACGTGTAATCGTACACGTAATCGATATGTCCGGTATGGAAGGCCGCGAACCTTATGATGATTATGTAACAATTAACAACGAGCTTGAACAATATAACTTACGATTACTTGAGCGTCCTCAAATTGTCGTTGCAAACAAAATGGATATGCCGAATGCCGAAGAAAACTTGAAAGAGTTTAAAAAGAAAGTGGGAGAAGATGTAAAGGTCTTCCCGGTTTCAGCGGTTTCTCGTCAAGGGTTAAAGCCATTACTATTTGAAATTGCGGATCTTTTAGAAGTGACACCGGAGTTCTTATTACACGATGTACTTGAAGAAGAATCAGATGCAGTCGTAATGTACAAGCATGAAGGCCAAGGCGGCGACTTCGAAATTTCACGTGATGACGATGGTGCATATGTTCTTTCAGGATACACAATCGAACGCCTATTCAAAATGACGGACTTCAGCCGTGAAGACGGTATTCGACGCTTTGCTCGCCAATTACGTGCGATGGGTGTCGATGAAGAGTTACGTAAACGCGGTGCCCAAAACGGCGATACTGTACGTTTAATGGAATTCGAATTTGACTTTGTCGACTAA
- a CDS encoding 50S ribosomal protein L27, whose product MLLLTLDLQFFASKKGVGSTKNGRDSESKRLGAKRADGQFVTGGSILYRQRGTKIYPGTNVGRGGDDTLFAKVDGVVKFERYGRDKKKVSVYPTAQEA is encoded by the coding sequence ATGTTATTATTAACTTTAGATCTTCAATTCTTCGCATCTAAAAAAGGTGTAGGTTCTACTAAAAACGGACGTGACTCTGAGTCTAAACGCCTTGGTGCTAAACGCGCTGATGGTCAATTTGTTACTGGTGGTTCAATTCTTTACCGTCAACGCGGTACAAAAATTTACCCAGGTACAAACGTAGGCCGCGGTGGTGACGATACATTATTCGCAAAAGTTGACGGCGTTGTTAAATTTGAACGCTATGGTCGCGACAAGAAAAAAGTATCTGTATACCCTACAGCTCAAGAAGCATAA
- a CDS encoding rod shape-determining protein MreC has protein sequence MPHFSNKKLIVLLVSVIFLVALIGFSLRDRHNATLPEKIIKDTVGFAQSLVAKPANYITGIFSNIDSLLNTYEENQRLKMRLEDFAVLKAEVSTLKAENSSLRELASIEESLRDFDPIQATVIARNPDQWEEKIILNKGTAHGVEKNMAVMTSRGLVGKIVIATPYTSEVELLYTNNENYRVSAVVHDEKNKEIHGLVEGYDVERNELLLKRIDSKVELKEGGKVLSSGLGGIFPKGILIGEITEVTTDDFGLTKMAYVKPAADFSMIEHVIIAKRKTISVDGSDGGSTNEDLVNGPADENEGDK, from the coding sequence GTGCCACATTTTTCTAATAAAAAGTTAATTGTCCTATTAGTAAGCGTGATTTTTCTAGTGGCATTGATTGGTTTCTCTTTACGTGATCGTCATAACGCAACATTACCCGAGAAAATTATTAAAGATACAGTTGGCTTTGCACAATCCCTTGTCGCAAAGCCGGCTAATTACATAACAGGTATTTTTAGCAATATTGATTCGCTGTTAAATACGTATGAAGAGAACCAGCGCTTAAAAATGCGTCTAGAAGACTTTGCCGTGCTAAAGGCAGAAGTGAGTACTTTAAAGGCCGAAAATTCTTCATTGCGTGAACTCGCATCAATCGAGGAAAGTTTGCGTGATTTCGACCCAATTCAGGCGACGGTCATCGCGAGAAACCCTGATCAGTGGGAAGAAAAAATTATTTTAAACAAAGGGACAGCACATGGAGTTGAAAAAAACATGGCTGTTATGACTTCTCGAGGGCTAGTTGGTAAAATAGTCATCGCAACACCTTATACTTCAGAAGTGGAACTGCTTTATACGAATAATGAAAACTATCGTGTGTCAGCGGTTGTACATGATGAAAAGAATAAGGAAATTCATGGTTTAGTAGAAGGTTATGACGTCGAGCGTAACGAATTACTATTAAAGCGTATCGATTCTAAAGTGGAACTTAAAGAAGGCGGTAAAGTATTGTCTTCCGGACTAGGGGGAATCTTCCCGAAAGGTATCTTAATCGGTGAGATTACAGAAGTGACAACTGATGACTTCGGTTTAACGAAAATGGCCTATGTCAAACCAGCAGCAGATTTTTCAATGATCGAGCATGTTATTATTGCTAAGCGCAAAACAATTTCGGTAGATGGTTCTGATGGCGGCAGTACAAATGAAGATTTAGTAAATGGACCGGCCGATGAAAATGAGGGGGATAAGTAA
- a CDS encoding translation initiation factor 2 — MKALRNNAIFQAMFIGSITGLAGVILFVFILQLPTTTEEAAETIPTVQTPEEQQVQQQYFALQHGVFSNFDSAAQFLGTYPTLNKAAVVKVDEQYFVWSRLDTEKVETALTIVPTGFYKKITIMSSCPNPAEFQLPVTLKDSKMFSLEDTEAIDKQQVPKDWTALMTEVSKLSTNPNVVRLHMFINYFESLDCLKVTF; from the coding sequence ATGAAAGCTTTAAGGAATAATGCCATTTTTCAAGCAATGTTCATTGGAAGTATTACAGGGCTTGCTGGCGTCATACTATTTGTTTTTATTCTGCAACTACCGACGACAACCGAAGAAGCTGCAGAAACAATCCCGACAGTTCAAACACCCGAGGAGCAGCAAGTACAGCAACAGTATTTTGCGTTGCAGCATGGTGTTTTTTCAAATTTTGATAGTGCAGCACAATTTTTAGGCACTTATCCTACGCTAAATAAGGCAGCAGTTGTTAAAGTGGACGAGCAGTATTTTGTCTGGTCCCGACTAGACACAGAAAAAGTGGAAACAGCATTAACGATTGTACCGACCGGATTTTATAAAAAAATTACGATTATGAGCAGCTGTCCTAATCCTGCAGAATTTCAGCTGCCGGTCACATTGAAAGATTCGAAAATGTTCTCATTGGAAGATACAGAAGCAATTGACAAACAACAAGTGCCAAAAGACTGGACGGCACTTATGACGGAAGTTTCTAAGCTTTCCACGAATCCGAATGTTGTTCGTCTGCATATGTTTATAAATTATTTTGAGAGTTTGGATTGCTTGAAAGTAACATTTTAA
- a CDS encoding peptidase has protein sequence MKITIHPLFLLLLLSIVLYGDIALYSVIIVSLLFHELGHFIAAKLVGAKITQCKIVPYGGEMTIKDELQLSYQQLIIIAIGGPVATCLGIFISLFLPDMLSARLIEVQFFILAINLIPIWPLDGGRILCYSILKWRPFSKIFEFYLTASFYLLTVTIIVLLYLLPQTLSLAIISLFLWSKVIGDWKYRKYRSAFEKIVMKRLT, from the coding sequence ATGAAAATTACGATTCATCCATTATTTTTGTTACTGCTCTTATCAATCGTATTATATGGTGATATTGCTTTATACAGTGTTATTATTGTTTCGTTATTATTTCATGAATTAGGTCATTTTATCGCTGCAAAGCTTGTCGGAGCCAAGATAACGCAATGTAAAATCGTTCCTTACGGCGGGGAGATGACGATTAAGGATGAATTGCAGTTATCCTATCAGCAACTGATCATTATCGCTATTGGAGGACCGGTTGCAACATGTCTCGGGATTTTTATCAGTTTATTCCTGCCCGATATGCTCAGTGCGAGATTAATAGAAGTTCAATTCTTTATTCTAGCTATTAACCTCATCCCCATTTGGCCTCTGGATGGTGGAAGAATACTATGTTACAGCATTTTGAAATGGCGGCCGTTTTCTAAAATTTTCGAATTTTATTTAACGGCTTCTTTTTATTTACTTACGGTAACAATTATCGTACTATTATATTTATTGCCGCAGACATTGTCTTTAGCAATTATAAGCCTCTTTTTATGGAGCAAAGTAATTGGAGACTGGAAATATCGAAAATACCGTTCTGCTTTTGAGAAAATAGTTATGAAGCGGTTGACTTGA
- a CDS encoding rod shape-determining protein (functions in MreBCD complex in some organisms), translated as MFGLGNKDVGIDLGTANTLVFVKGKGIVLREPSVVAKNTKTGDIVAVGNDAKNMIGRTPGSIVAIRPMKDGVIADFEITTAMIQYYLKEAMKASGSNWKKPNVMICVPYGITSVEQRAVIDASRQAGAKEAFTIEEPFAAAIGANLPVWEPTGSMVVDIGGGTTEVAVISLGGIVTSESVRVGGDAMDQSIIAYIRKTYNLTIGERTAESIKVEIGTALAEGPAETMEIRGRDLLTGLPKTIEITSDEISKSLHEAIVVILDGVKKTLEQTPPELSADVMERGIVLTGGGALLRNLDKVISDETKMPVFIAEDPLDCVAIGTGKALDNIALIRAQQLK; from the coding sequence TTGTTTGGATTAGGGAATAAAGATGTCGGGATTGATCTTGGCACAGCTAATACATTAGTATTTGTAAAAGGTAAAGGAATTGTATTACGTGAACCATCAGTAGTAGCGAAAAATACAAAAACTGGCGATATTGTAGCAGTCGGAAACGACGCAAAAAATATGATCGGTCGTACACCGGGTTCAATCGTGGCAATCCGCCCGATGAAAGATGGCGTTATTGCTGATTTCGAAATTACAACAGCAATGATCCAATATTATTTAAAAGAAGCAATGAAAGCATCGGGTTCTAACTGGAAGAAACCGAATGTCATGATTTGTGTGCCATATGGTATTACTTCGGTTGAGCAACGTGCTGTTATTGATGCAAGTCGTCAAGCGGGTGCAAAAGAAGCATTTACAATTGAAGAACCATTTGCTGCAGCAATCGGGGCAAACTTGCCGGTATGGGAGCCAACAGGTTCGATGGTAGTTGATATCGGTGGAGGTACAACAGAAGTAGCTGTTATTTCTCTAGGCGGTATTGTAACAAGTGAATCAGTACGTGTCGGTGGTGATGCAATGGATCAATCCATTATCGCCTACATCCGTAAAACATATAACTTAACAATTGGTGAGCGTACAGCAGAAAGCATCAAAGTAGAAATCGGTACAGCACTTGCTGAAGGACCTGCTGAAACGATGGAAATTCGCGGACGCGACTTGTTAACGGGTTTACCAAAAACAATTGAAATTACATCAGATGAAATTTCAAAATCTTTACATGAAGCGATTGTTGTTATTTTAGATGGTGTTAAGAAAACATTGGAACAAACACCACCTGAATTATCTGCAGACGTAATGGAGCGTGGTATTGTTTTAACAGGCGGTGGCGCATTATTACGTAATTTAGATAAAGTAATCAGTGATGAAACAAAAATGCCTGTATTTATTGCTGAAGATCCGCTGGATTGTGTTGCAATCGGAACGGGTAAAGCATTGGACAACATCGCTTTAATTCGCGCACAACAACTGAAGTAA
- a CDS encoding rod shape-determining protein MreD codes for MLARFLIGFVAVLLFLLESEFAVFSPLQLGEGIYYLIPRFLILYLIFLSIYYSRKKAMIYGLIFGLCFDVFYINIIGLYTVLYPAICYIAAWCVKRVHPHLVFSTILALLLMIVFEFVVYEFFYMLQFTTMALQPFLVNRLVPTTIGNLLFLIMLAWAFKYCLNARVFQRAQ; via the coding sequence ATGCTCGCTCGATTTTTAATTGGCTTCGTTGCTGTCTTGCTGTTTTTACTTGAATCCGAGTTTGCCGTATTCTCCCCATTGCAGTTGGGTGAAGGAATCTATTATTTGATTCCACGTTTTTTAATTTTATATTTAATTTTTCTGTCCATTTATTACAGCCGAAAAAAAGCCATGATTTATGGTCTTATTTTTGGACTTTGTTTTGATGTGTTTTATATTAATATTATTGGTCTTTATACGGTTTTATATCCTGCTATCTGTTATATAGCGGCATGGTGTGTAAAACGTGTTCATCCACATCTAGTATTTTCTACGATTTTGGCATTATTGCTGATGATTGTTTTCGAATTTGTTGTATATGAATTTTTCTATATGCTCCAATTTACAACGATGGCGCTTCAGCCTTTCCTAGTGAATCGGTTAGTTCCGACAACAATTGGTAATCTATTATTTTTGATAATGCTTGCATGGGCGTTTAAATATTGTCTTAACGCTCGTGTATTTCAACGGGCACAATAG
- a CDS encoding 50S ribosomal protein L21, with protein MYAIIETGGKQIKVEAGQEIYVEKLGVAADEIVTFDKVLFVGGETVKVGAPTVAGATVTAKVVKEGKQKKITVFKLKAKKNYRRKQGHRQPYTKLVVEAINA; from the coding sequence ATGTACGCAATTATCGAAACTGGTGGTAAACAAATCAAAGTTGAAGCAGGTCAAGAAATCTATGTTGAAAAACTAGGTGTGGCTGCTGACGAAATCGTTACTTTTGACAAAGTTTTATTCGTAGGTGGAGAAACAGTTAAAGTTGGAGCTCCAACAGTTGCTGGCGCTACTGTAACAGCTAAAGTTGTTAAAGAAGGTAAGCAAAAGAAAATTACTGTTTTCAAACTTAAAGCGAAAAAGAACTACCGTCGTAAGCAAGGTCACCGTCAACCTTACACAAAATTAGTAGTTGAAGCTATCAACGCTTAA
- a CDS encoding ribosomal protein yields the protein MITVTIYSDENRKSYGFEISGHALSDIYGRDLVCAGASAVAFGAVNAIPQITGITPEIEQGAEGGYLKVTVPQAELNDETDAKLQVILNTMVTQFYTMTASYSEYIELKYKMI from the coding sequence ATGATTACAGTAACTATTTATAGTGATGAAAATCGTAAATCGTATGGATTTGAAATTTCAGGACATGCTCTATCGGATATCTATGGTCGAGATTTAGTTTGTGCTGGTGCTTCTGCTGTTGCCTTTGGTGCAGTGAACGCAATCCCGCAAATTACAGGAATTACTCCTGAAATCGAACAAGGTGCTGAAGGCGGTTACTTAAAAGTAACTGTTCCACAAGCTGAACTGAATGATGAAACAGACGCTAAATTACAAGTTATTCTGAACACAATGGTGACACAGTTCTATACAATGACTGCGAGCTATTCAGAATATATCGAATTGAAATATAAAATGATCTAG
- a CDS encoding septum formation inhibitor Maf, with product MNFTTNEQLILASASPRRKELLQMLNIPFTIVTSDVVETRVTVDTAREYVTEVALLKSRDVAKKCQGKCIIGADTIVVFNNQILHKPVSEEEAIEHLTKLAGNRHEVMTAVALILADGTEHTFVEVTSVLFKEISPQLIKAYVQTGDPFDKAGGYGIQTSGAMLVDRIEGDYNNVVGLPIATLVQKMLTLQLLKLPF from the coding sequence ATGAATTTTACTACAAATGAACAACTAATATTAGCTTCTGCTTCACCAAGGAGAAAGGAACTGCTTCAAATGCTGAATATCCCGTTTACCATTGTGACGAGCGATGTTGTTGAAACAAGAGTAACAGTCGATACGGCTCGTGAATATGTGACAGAAGTGGCATTGTTGAAATCACGTGATGTGGCCAAGAAATGTCAGGGGAAATGTATTATCGGAGCGGATACAATTGTTGTGTTTAATAATCAAATACTGCACAAGCCTGTTTCGGAGGAAGAAGCCATAGAGCATCTAACAAAGCTTGCCGGGAATCGCCATGAAGTAATGACTGCTGTAGCCCTTATTTTGGCTGACGGAACAGAGCATACTTTTGTAGAAGTAACATCTGTACTATTTAAAGAAATTTCTCCGCAATTGATCAAGGCCTATGTTCAGACAGGAGATCCATTCGATAAAGCAGGCGGATACGGAATTCAAACGAGTGGCGCCATGCTCGTTGACCGTATTGAAGGGGACTACAATAATGTCGTCGGTTTACCGATTGCTACATTAGTTCAAAAAATGCTTACATTACAACTACTAAAACTACCATTTTAG
- a CDS encoding ACT domain-containing protein: protein MKNVANQRYYLVREDVLTDAMQKTLEAKQLLQKGSVSSIWDAVKEVDLSRSAFYKYRDAVFPFHSIVQERILTVFIQLQDRKGTLAKLLETVSDAHCNVLTIHQTIPIQGRANVTLSLDVTSMSYELDELIRSLNQLEFIESAEVISSGAF from the coding sequence ATGAAAAACGTAGCAAATCAGCGATATTATTTAGTGCGTGAAGATGTCCTGACAGATGCGATGCAAAAAACATTGGAAGCAAAACAATTATTGCAAAAAGGATCTGTTTCATCTATATGGGATGCGGTAAAAGAAGTGGATTTATCTCGAAGCGCATTTTATAAATATCGTGATGCAGTTTTTCCTTTCCATTCGATTGTGCAAGAGCGTATTTTAACAGTTTTCATTCAATTACAAGATCGAAAAGGTACACTTGCCAAATTACTCGAAACTGTATCTGATGCACATTGCAATGTTCTGACGATTCATCAGACAATTCCGATTCAAGGACGTGCCAATGTGACGCTTTCTTTAGATGTTACAAGCATGTCTTATGAGCTGGATGAACTTATTCGCAGCTTAAATCAACTTGAATTTATCGAATCTGCTGAAGTAATCAGTTCTGGCGCATTTTAA
- a CDS encoding bifunctional folylpolyglutamate synthase/dihydrofolate synthase produces the protein MIPLLEVYKERWQVKSEQAIKPGLEAIEFALRKLGEPQKQLNVVHLAGTNGKGSTLAFIEGMAREYGLSVGKFMSPCIVDVHDQIQVDGRPITNEQMDRMFQQLAKAGLSGKLTDFELLTAVALLYIAEQSPDLVLIEAGMGGREDSTNVVTPIVSVVPSIALEHTNFLGNTLTSIAYHKAGILKENRPAVIGDMTEEVTEVFEKEAIQKNVLLSKFGKDFFVTKLDGTETYDYPLQQITISDLQRQLLGKHQGHNMVLAITAFLEVIKKFELLLDIQKIRNGVNNATLAGRFEQISPNLYFDGAHNPASIQSLVDTVKENFPNKRIEFIIGLLADKDIKTILQLLEEVGDAFYFANIHNERAMQAMTLYELSQAKEKQIIDDVNEFLQGLVKGDTVRIVTGSLYLLSEIRRNMH, from the coding sequence ATGATTCCATTACTGGAAGTATATAAAGAGCGTTGGCAAGTGAAAAGTGAACAAGCGATCAAGCCGGGTTTGGAGGCAATTGAATTCGCGCTCCGTAAGTTAGGTGAGCCACAAAAACAACTGAATGTCGTTCATCTAGCGGGAACGAACGGAAAAGGTTCAACATTGGCTTTCATTGAAGGGATGGCACGGGAATACGGGTTATCGGTCGGGAAATTCATGTCACCTTGCATTGTGGATGTTCATGACCAAATACAGGTTGATGGCCGTCCAATCACGAATGAACAGATGGATCGGATGTTTCAGCAATTGGCGAAAGCGGGGCTTAGCGGAAAACTAACGGACTTTGAACTGTTGACGGCAGTTGCGCTTTTATATATTGCTGAGCAAAGTCCGGACTTAGTATTAATCGAAGCAGGCATGGGCGGCAGAGAAGACAGTACAAATGTTGTGACACCGATTGTTTCGGTAGTACCGAGTATTGCTTTGGAACATACGAATTTTTTGGGCAATACATTAACGAGTATCGCGTATCATAAAGCCGGTATATTGAAAGAAAACCGTCCTGCTGTCATTGGGGATATGACAGAAGAGGTTACGGAAGTTTTTGAAAAAGAAGCCATTCAAAAAAATGTGCTATTATCCAAGTTTGGAAAGGATTTTTTCGTTACAAAACTTGATGGGACAGAAACGTATGATTACCCATTACAGCAAATTACTATTTCCGATTTACAGCGTCAGCTATTGGGGAAACATCAAGGGCATAATATGGTATTGGCCATTACTGCTTTTCTGGAAGTTATAAAGAAATTCGAACTGCTGCTAGATATTCAAAAAATCCGCAATGGTGTGAACAATGCAACACTTGCCGGGCGCTTTGAACAAATTAGCCCCAATCTTTATTTTGACGGAGCGCATAATCCTGCAAGCATTCAGTCATTGGTTGATACGGTTAAAGAGAATTTTCCGAATAAGCGAATTGAATTTATTATCGGGCTACTGGCGGACAAGGATATCAAAACAATTCTGCAGTTATTGGAAGAAGTCGGTGATGCTTTTTATTTCGCCAATATTCATAATGAACGTGCAATGCAGGCAATGACTCTTTACGAACTTAGTCAAGCAAAGGAAAAACAAATAATAGATGATGTAAACGAATTTTTACAAGGTTTAGTAAAAGGTGACACGGTTCGAATTGTAACCGGCTCACTTTATTTACTAAGTGAAATTCGACGAAATATGCACTAA
- a CDS encoding septum site-determining protein MinD (ATPase; with MinC inhibits cell division by blocking formation of the polar Z ring septums), translating to MGEAIVITSGKGGVGKTTTTANLGTALALQGKKVCLVDTDIGLRNLDVILGLENRIIYDLVDVIEGRCKTHQALVKDKRVDERLYLMPAAQNTDKNAINPEQMKALIDELKREFDYILIDCPAGIEQGYRNAVAGADRAIVVTTPEISAVRDADRIIGLLEQEPIEPPKLIINRIRKSLMNNGDAMDITEVTTHLSIDLLGIIVDSEDVISSSNKGEPIVMNPNNKASLGYRNIARRILGDSVPLMSLEDDQPKGVFAKIKALFK from the coding sequence GTGGGAGAAGCAATCGTTATAACTTCAGGAAAAGGTGGAGTAGGAAAAACTACTACGACTGCAAACCTAGGAACGGCATTGGCACTTCAAGGTAAGAAAGTTTGTCTAGTCGATACGGATATCGGACTGCGTAATTTAGACGTTATATTAGGTTTGGAAAATCGGATCATTTATGATTTAGTGGACGTCATTGAGGGCCGCTGCAAAACGCATCAGGCATTAGTAAAGGACAAACGTGTAGATGAACGTCTATACTTGATGCCTGCTGCCCAAAATACAGACAAGAACGCGATTAACCCTGAACAGATGAAAGCTTTGATCGATGAGTTGAAGCGTGAGTTTGACTATATTTTAATTGATTGTCCGGCCGGTATTGAGCAAGGCTATCGCAATGCGGTCGCTGGTGCAGATCGTGCCATTGTTGTGACAACACCTGAAATTTCAGCAGTAAGAGATGCGGATCGTATAATCGGATTGCTGGAACAGGAACCAATCGAACCGCCTAAGCTTATTATTAACCGAATCCGTAAGAGCTTGATGAATAATGGAGATGCGATGGATATTACAGAAGTAACAACGCATTTATCGATTGATTTATTGGGAATCATTGTCGATAGTGAAGATGTTATCAGTTCATCCAATAAAGGTGAACCAATTGTCATGAATCCGAATAACAAAGCATCATTGGGATACCGTAATATCGCACGCCGTATATTAGGGGACTCTGTGCCGTTAATGTCCTTGGAAGATGATCAGCCAAAAGGCGTTTTTGCAAAAATAAAAGCATTATTTAAATAA
- a CDS encoding septum site-determining protein MinC gives MKKQLIHIKGTKDGLVLRLDDQCSFTELVEELGKKVTDGHLDGKIDVQLHLGKRYCTQEQKDQLTEIVERQQKLCVKKIQSDVITLEESHKLLETSRFETYVGIVRSGQTIRVTGDILVLGDVNPNGRIEAGGNVHIAGKLKGIVHAGMDGNEQAIVSASHFEPTHILIGNYVEVMTNESQYILDNTDQIFAYLGENNVIAYDRIQEIRNVRPNLSKFKGGS, from the coding sequence ATGAAAAAACAACTTATCCATATTAAAGGAACAAAAGATGGGTTAGTACTTCGTTTGGATGACCAATGTTCTTTTACAGAGTTGGTAGAAGAACTTGGAAAAAAAGTTACAGACGGCCATCTTGATGGTAAAATAGATGTACAATTACACTTAGGTAAACGTTACTGTACACAAGAGCAAAAAGACCAGCTTACTGAAATTGTGGAAAGGCAGCAAAAGCTATGTGTGAAGAAAATTCAAAGTGATGTTATTACATTAGAAGAAAGCCATAAACTGCTTGAGACTAGTCGCTTTGAAACATATGTAGGAATTGTGCGTTCCGGACAAACGATTCGTGTTACTGGCGATATTCTTGTGTTAGGTGATGTCAATCCAAACGGACGTATTGAGGCAGGGGGTAATGTACATATTGCGGGTAAGTTAAAAGGCATTGTGCATGCAGGCATGGATGGCAATGAACAAGCAATTGTATCCGCGTCACATTTTGAACCAACACATATATTGATTGGGAATTATGTGGAAGTAATGACGAACGAGTCGCAATATATATTGGACAATACCGATCAGATTTTTGCCTATCTTGGAGAAAATAATGTAATAGCATATGATAGAATCCAGGAAATAAGAAATGTACGACCGAATTTATCAAAATTCAAAGGAGGAAGCTAA